The segment TCCACCGCCATCTCGAAGTCCGCCGTCATGCCCATGGAGAGTTCCCGCATCTGTTTCTCGTTTGTGAGCTGCGCGTTCAGGTTGTCGCGCATTTCTCGTAGTCTCTGAAAGGTCCTCCTGGTGCGTGCTTTGTCTTGTGTAATTTCCCCGATAGTCATGAGGCCGTCAACGCGTAAGCCTGGCAGGTCAGCCATCTCTAGTAGAAGGTCCGTTTCATTCAAAGCAAAGCCAAATTTTGCTGGGTCGGCCGCTGTGTTAACTTGAGCCAGAACAGGAAATGGCTCCCCCTTTTCAGCGGTTGCCTTTGACAGTCGCCGCGCCAACTTAATAGAGTTCACTGAATCAATTGTATCGAAAATTGCTAGGGCTTTGCGGGCCTTATTAGACTGGAGGTGACCGATGAGGCGGCGCTTCAGGCCTGGAAGTTGTGGAAGTTTTTTGAATTTCTGTTCCGCCTCTTGAACCCTGTTTTCACCGATGGTCAACAGGCCAGACTCGTAAGCGCTGATAATATATTTGCCGGGGAAAGCCTTGGTAACGGCAACGATTTCAACCGGGGGTTCGTTCTCGCGGCTAGTGGATCTGAGGGCATTTTCGATCCGCTCCCTGACCAATTCAAGAGTGGTGAGATTAATCACTCAAATAACTACTTTGCTTCTTTGTCCGGCACCCCGTTGTCAGACGGTTCTAGCGCCGCTCCCTCCTCCCCGGAACCTTCCTCTATAACCCTCGTGATGCCTGAAATTTTGTCCTTTTCGTCCAGGCGTATCAGCTTCACTCCTTGCGTAACGCGCCCAATCGTCCGAATCTCTGAAACCTGCTGCCTTATAAGCACGCCACGATCTGTTATAACCATTAAGTCGTCTGAGTCAACCACCTCCATTACGGCCACCATTTTGCCAACCTTCTTCGAGGTGCGCATCGCCATTACACCCATGCCGCCCCGTTTCTGGGCGCGGTACTGCATGATGTCGGTTCGCTTGCCGTAGCCCTTCTCCGTGGCGACTAGAATCGTCCCCTCTCGCCTTATCACAACCATGCCTACAACTTTATCACCCTTAGAGGACTTGCGGATGCCAATCACTCCCCTCGTTTTTCTTCCTGTGGATCGAACGTCCTGCTCAGAAAAGCGGATAGACTTACCTTCCCATGTGCCCAAGAGAATGTCGTTGTCCCCCTCTGTAATTTTTGCTTCAATAAGTTTGTCGCCTTCCCGGATGTCTATTGCATAAATGCCGCCCTTACGGGGATTGCCATACGCTGAAAGGTTTGTCTTTTTTATAATTCCCTGCTGTGTGGCCATAACGATATAGCGGCTTTTATCAAACTCTTTAACGCTGACATACGCTTCAACCTTTTCGCCCGGCTCTGTCCCCACCAGGTTTACAATTGCTCTGCCGCGTGCTGCCCTGCCCCCCGGCGGCACCTCATGTACCTTCGCCCAATAGCACTTACCCTTGTCGGTGAAAAACAGCATGTAGTCGT is part of the Candidatus Neomarinimicrobiota bacterium genome and harbors:
- a CDS encoding YggS family pyridoxal phosphate-dependent enzyme, translated to MINLTTLELVRERIENALRSTSRENEPPVEIVAVTKAFPGKYIISAYESGLLTIGENRVQEAEQKFKKLPQLPGLKRRLIGHLQSNKARKALAIFDTIDSVNSIKLARRLSKATAEKGEPFPVLAQVNTAADPAKFGFALNETDLLLEMADLPGLRVDGLMTIGEITQDKARTRRTFQRLREMRDNLNAQLTNEKQMRELSMGMTADFEMAVEEGATMIRIGTALFGERPR